A stretch of the Desulforamulus ferrireducens genome encodes the following:
- a CDS encoding IS3 family transposase, producing the protein MKATSWGKGLEDCHFNRFAKKVQPGLQDKLEIADNWIARGYAKAFVLDTLEISESTYYHRKKKGQVPQNPRTNQGGRPIPGYSWTKDQRRVSDLEIKEWLLELISGDESVYGYRKLTTCLRRKHQLAINKKKVYRLCKELDILSPQRRVSISHPRRIAINRKVSAPNQLWEIDIKYGYIQGEDRFFYFMGILDIYDRILIDYHIGLSCEGKHAAQLIQRALWKRKLLDKEQRPVIRTDNGPQFISHVFEDACETYKIEHERIPPKTPNKNAHIESFHSILERECFSRHEFRSYQEAYKKVREFMEFYNQSRIHGSLYDLSPFEFNQQMTAGEIKPFVVKV; encoded by the coding sequence ATTAAAGCAACTTCTTGGGGAAAAGGACTTGAAGATTGCCATTTTAACCGATTTGCTAAAAAAGTCCAACCCGGGCTTCAAGACAAACTTGAAATAGCCGACAATTGGATTGCCCGGGGATATGCAAAAGCCTTCGTACTGGATACTCTGGAGATCAGTGAGTCTACCTATTACCACAGAAAGAAAAAAGGTCAGGTTCCCCAAAATCCACGTACAAATCAAGGCGGTCGGCCAATTCCAGGATACTCCTGGACAAAAGACCAGCGCCGTGTCAGTGATCTAGAGATTAAAGAATGGCTGTTAGAATTAATATCTGGCGATGAAAGCGTTTATGGATACCGAAAGCTAACTACATGCTTAAGAAGAAAACATCAGCTAGCGATAAATAAAAAGAAAGTTTATCGTCTATGTAAGGAACTTGATATTCTTTCACCCCAACGTCGGGTTTCTATTAGTCATCCACGAAGGATTGCAATTAATCGCAAAGTATCTGCTCCTAACCAACTATGGGAAATAGATATTAAATACGGTTATATTCAAGGTGAAGATCGGTTCTTTTATTTCATGGGAATCTTAGATATATATGATCGCATACTAATTGACTACCATATTGGGTTATCCTGTGAAGGAAAACATGCAGCACAATTAATTCAAAGAGCATTGTGGAAAAGAAAGCTCTTAGATAAAGAACAACGCCCTGTAATTCGTACAGATAATGGGCCACAATTTATTAGCCATGTTTTTGAGGATGCTTGTGAAACCTATAAAATCGAACATGAACGAATTCCACCCAAAACACCCAATAAAAATGCTCATATTGAATCTTTCCACTCCATACTAGAACGTGAGTGCTTCAGCAGGCATGAATTTAGGAGCTATCAGGAAGCTTATAAAAAAGTTAGAGAATTCATGGAGTTTTACAATCAGAGCAGAATCCATGGCAGTCTCTATGACCTTTCTCCCTTTGAATTCAATCAGCAGATGACTGCAGGAGAGATTAAGCCATTTGTTGTAAAGGTATAA
- a CDS encoding transposase: MQRKRYPKELKDQLVREVKEAGSVVQVAKRHGINDRTLSRWVRESKYSSWEKAPDEAKKMQAYVPSPQEFREMEKENNQLKQLLGEKDLKIAILTDLLKKSNPGFKTNLK, encoded by the coding sequence ATGCAAAGAAAGAGATATCCTAAAGAATTGAAGGATCAGCTGGTTCGGGAAGTTAAAGAAGCAGGTAGCGTTGTACAAGTTGCCAAGAGGCATGGTATTAATGATAGAACCCTGAGTCGATGGGTTCGAGAATCTAAATATTCTTCTTGGGAAAAAGCTCCTGATGAAGCAAAGAAGATGCAAGCCTATGTTCCTTCCCCCCAAGAATTTCGCGAAATGGAGAAAGAGAATAATCAATTAAAGCAACTTCTTGGGGAAAAGGACTTGAAGATTGCCATTTTAACCGATTTGCTAAAAAAGTCCAACCCGGGCTTCAAGACAAACTTGAAATAG
- the tnpA gene encoding IS66 family insertion sequence element accessory protein TnpA, whose translation MTNSDKRALVEECRKSAMTAKEWCASKGINYSTYMQWLFSPLTRFESSTLIEVK comes from the coding sequence TTGACCAATTCGGATAAAAGGGCACTGGTTGAAGAATGCCGCAAAAGTGCCATGACTGCCAAGGAGTGGTGCGCATCTAAAGGTATCAACTATAGCACTTACATGCAATGGCTATTTAGCCCCCTAACCAGATTTGAGTCCTCCACTCTTATTGAGGTAAAATAA